In the genome of Myxococcus stipitatus, one region contains:
- a CDS encoding tetratricopeptide repeat protein: MRGSRSEVPFAAPRALITFITALVVYAGTLRNGFVYDDNQLVVDNPWLRSLDELGDAFVKPLFAFEDSPLEQAERSHAEAYFRPFAHVFLFVGRTLFGLTPWPYHLMLMLMHAVASVLVGWLLRTCLRRPDGSLTEESEWAALAGALLFAVHPVHTEAVAWVSGCMDVSATVLVLLGVRLMVSGPASWRRGVGATLLWFSALMFKEVAIVFPAVLWATDRAAGVRPASPGLRGWALRYAALGLGLLGYAAFRLNAVGASLPVPGGEGRAGMYPVHTLALAGKLMGKLFWPHPLISTVPLRVLPEPAQVALGSLLLAGLLVVLWRHRRRESPAFAGGIWLLAPLLPIFLLQFRGVESYAERFLYLPSVGFSLLVAVALRWVLERRRENARALRLFAGGIVALFAVMTLWRVPVWHDDISLWEDSVASVPEQPLLRAYLGASYLKARRAEDALPQLEISARAFPHNYKIQSDLAVALALLGRIDESILQLERTLQLRPSAVVVVHNLGLALRRAKRLDEALVRFQEALRLAPQRVDSHLELGRTLLQLGRPSEAMASFEEALRLRPELEPARRGMQQARMALGTSSPVR; this comes from the coding sequence ATGCGCGGTTCTCGATCTGAAGTCCCTTTCGCTGCGCCTCGAGCTCTGATCACCTTCATCACGGCGTTGGTGGTGTACGCGGGGACGCTTCGCAACGGGTTCGTCTACGACGACAACCAGCTCGTCGTGGACAATCCGTGGCTGCGCTCACTCGATGAGCTGGGCGACGCCTTCGTGAAGCCGCTATTCGCCTTCGAGGACTCGCCTCTAGAACAAGCGGAGCGCAGCCACGCGGAGGCGTACTTCCGGCCCTTCGCTCACGTGTTCCTGTTCGTGGGCCGGACCTTGTTTGGCCTCACACCCTGGCCATATCACCTGATGCTGATGCTGATGCATGCGGTGGCCTCGGTGTTGGTGGGATGGTTGTTGCGGACGTGTCTACGACGTCCCGATGGGAGCCTCACCGAGGAATCGGAATGGGCGGCGTTGGCGGGCGCCTTGCTCTTCGCCGTTCATCCCGTGCACACGGAAGCGGTGGCCTGGGTCAGTGGCTGCATGGATGTGTCAGCCACAGTGCTGGTTCTGCTGGGGGTGCGGCTCATGGTGTCGGGGCCGGCGTCGTGGCGCCGAGGGGTGGGCGCGACGCTGCTGTGGTTCTCGGCACTCATGTTCAAGGAAGTCGCCATCGTGTTCCCCGCGGTGCTGTGGGCCACGGACCGTGCCGCTGGAGTTCGCCCGGCGAGCCCCGGACTTCGCGGCTGGGCACTCCGGTATGCGGCGCTGGGATTGGGGCTGCTGGGATATGCGGCGTTCCGGCTGAACGCGGTGGGTGCGAGTCTACCGGTGCCGGGAGGGGAGGGACGCGCGGGGATGTATCCGGTGCATACGCTGGCCCTCGCGGGGAAGCTGATGGGCAAGTTGTTCTGGCCGCATCCGCTCATCTCGACGGTGCCACTGCGTGTTCTGCCCGAGCCAGCTCAAGTGGCCTTGGGCTCGCTGTTGCTGGCGGGGCTCTTGGTGGTTTTGTGGCGGCATCGTCGCAGGGAGAGCCCCGCCTTCGCGGGAGGGATTTGGCTGCTGGCACCTCTCCTGCCCATCTTCCTGCTCCAGTTCCGAGGCGTGGAGTCCTATGCGGAGCGGTTTCTCTATCTGCCCTCGGTTGGTTTCAGCCTGCTGGTGGCGGTCGCCCTGCGCTGGGTCCTGGAGCGCCGGCGCGAGAATGCGCGGGCGCTGCGACTCTTCGCGGGGGGGATTGTCGCCCTCTTCGCGGTGATGACGCTCTGGCGTGTGCCCGTCTGGCACGATGACATCTCGCTGTGGGAGGACAGCGTGGCCTCGGTGCCGGAGCAGCCCCTGCTTCGTGCCTATCTGGGCGCTTCGTATCTCAAGGCGCGGCGCGCGGAGGATGCACTGCCCCAACTGGAAATCTCCGCCCGGGCGTTTCCCCACAACTACAAGATTCAGAGTGACCTGGCGGTGGCCTTGGCGCTTCTCGGGCGCATCGATGAGTCCATCCTCCAGCTCGAACGGACCCTCCAGCTCCGACCGTCGGCGGTCGTGGTTGTCCACAATCTGGGGCTCGCACTCCGGCGGGCGAAGCGGTTGGACGAGGCACTGGTGCGCTTCCAGGAAGCGCTGAGGCTTGCCCCCCAGCGGGTGGATTCCCACCTGGAACTGGGCCGGACACTGCTGCAGTTGGGGCGGCCGTCCGAGGCGATGGCCTCGTTCGAAGAGGCCCTGCGTCTGCGGCCGGAACTGGAGCCCGCGCGGCGCGGCATGCAGCAGGCGCGTATGGCGTTGGGGACTTCGTCTCCAGTGCGCTGA
- a CDS encoding glycosyltransferase family 39 protein, whose protein sequence is MTAPGLTISYHPPFSASSPGELYQWLGHALLLVPGGVLLGLSVVHWGSGPAVRLWRRLEGLTAQEKTAGALLVGVVAFLAARIGRAVFLLDRAFTDDEQAARFGGQVLASGRVLVKLTDPIEAFPTLFFYVRDGMGSSFEWLGLQLAWAFGELTGTGSLVFSLAAAVPAVAVAWVVTRRLGAAWGAVAALLVLLSPMSALLSMTSHAHLLSRAALSVAVVFYLQAEEKGGRWWTWFGAMGGVAFLCRPFESLFFLAPFYLWVLWRLVRRELPVGACLGGLVLGWAPALVAFLAFNHAVTGDALLPARVSMYTFPAKLSAHDGSLWERFGGNTSYNALMLGVWFLGPVGMLLVGAGASWDRLTKLLLLSVLSLLGLGLFHDNHGIHSVGPIHYSECVPALALVAVHGLKRLVDVARKAELPRATVMAGVLGALVVGLGILGARNALSLREQARIHESMDAFVNDAGLGRAVVLAPQYGVAWNQVPAFRKVGSFVFEWAPPRPDQDQDVIVLHDGPGFAEKLRPQFPDRRFFRMVPGKSPDPFRLVPLDSGPAPATATDEGAR, encoded by the coding sequence ATGACAGCCCCCGGGCTGACCATCTCCTATCACCCCCCTTTCAGCGCCAGCTCACCGGGTGAGCTGTACCAGTGGCTGGGGCATGCCTTGCTGCTGGTGCCCGGTGGTGTCCTGCTGGGGCTCTCCGTGGTCCACTGGGGCTCCGGGCCGGCGGTCCGGCTGTGGCGGCGGCTGGAGGGGCTGACGGCGCAGGAGAAGACGGCGGGGGCGCTGCTGGTGGGCGTGGTGGCCTTTCTGGCCGCGCGCATCGGGCGCGCCGTGTTCCTCCTGGACCGGGCCTTCACGGATGACGAGCAGGCCGCCCGCTTCGGGGGGCAGGTGCTCGCCAGTGGCCGGGTCCTGGTGAAGTTGACGGACCCCATCGAGGCCTTCCCCACACTCTTCTTCTACGTACGCGATGGGATGGGCTCCAGCTTCGAGTGGCTGGGCTTGCAGTTGGCGTGGGCGTTCGGCGAGCTGACGGGGACGGGGTCGCTCGTCTTCTCGCTCGCGGCGGCGGTACCCGCGGTGGCGGTGGCGTGGGTGGTGACGCGTCGGCTGGGCGCCGCTTGGGGCGCGGTGGCCGCGTTGTTGGTGCTGCTGTCTCCGATGTCCGCGCTGTTGTCCATGACCTCGCACGCGCACCTGCTGTCGCGTGCGGCCCTGTCCGTGGCGGTGGTGTTCTATCTCCAGGCGGAAGAGAAGGGCGGGCGTTGGTGGACGTGGTTCGGGGCGATGGGGGGCGTGGCCTTCCTGTGCCGCCCCTTCGAGTCGCTCTTCTTCCTGGCACCGTTCTATCTCTGGGTACTGTGGAGGCTGGTGCGTCGGGAGCTGCCCGTGGGTGCGTGCCTGGGCGGGCTCGTGCTCGGCTGGGCGCCGGCGCTGGTGGCCTTCCTTGCCTTCAACCACGCGGTGACGGGCGATGCGTTGCTGCCCGCGCGCGTGTCCATGTACACGTTCCCGGCGAAGCTCTCCGCGCATGATGGGTCGCTGTGGGAGCGCTTTGGCGGGAACACCAGCTACAACGCGTTGATGCTGGGGGTGTGGTTCCTGGGGCCCGTGGGCATGTTGTTGGTGGGCGCGGGCGCATCGTGGGACCGGCTGACGAAGCTGTTGCTCCTGTCCGTGTTGTCACTGCTGGGGTTGGGCCTGTTCCATGACAACCACGGTATCCACTCGGTGGGGCCCATCCACTACTCGGAATGTGTTCCGGCGCTGGCGTTGGTGGCAGTGCATGGGCTGAAGCGGCTGGTCGACGTGGCTCGGAAGGCCGAGTTGCCTCGCGCGACGGTGATGGCGGGCGTGCTGGGCGCGCTGGTGGTGGGACTGGGCATCCTGGGCGCGCGCAATGCGCTGTCCCTGCGGGAGCAGGCTCGCATCCATGAGTCGATGGATGCGTTCGTGAACGATGCGGGGCTGGGCCGCGCGGTGGTGTTGGCGCCGCAGTACGGCGTGGCCTGGAATCAGGTGCCGGCGTTCCGCAAGGTAGGCAGCTTCGTGTTCGAGTGGGCACCGCCACGTCCGGACCAGGACCAGGATGTCATCGTGTTGCATGACGGACCGGGCTTCGCCGAGAAGCTGCGTCCCCAGTTCCCCGACCGACGCTTCTTCCGGATGGTGCCGGGCAAGTCTCCAGACCCCTTCCGACTGGTGCCCTTGGATTCGGGGCCCGCGCCCGCCACCGCGACGGATGAGGGGGCGCGTTGA
- a CDS encoding WbqC family protein, translating to MLAVPRHTVAIIQSNYLPWKGYFDIIHDVDTFIFYDDVQYTHRDWRNRNRVKTPQGPVWLTVPVGSSTSRRICDVRIEEHSWARKHWETLRHQYGNAPHFDRYAPLLREVYLERTWTHLSELNQFLIRRIAQECLGLQTRFRDSREWPLTGAKQERILDLLRQAGATHYVSGPAARDYLRQEAFDAAGIGLTYKDYAGYPEYPQHHPPFEHSVTVLDVLFHLGPEAPEAIWGWRGQAR from the coding sequence GTGTTAGCGGTCCCTCGGCACACCGTCGCCATCATCCAGTCCAACTATCTGCCCTGGAAGGGCTACTTCGACATCATCCACGATGTGGACACGTTCATCTTCTACGATGACGTGCAGTACACGCACCGGGACTGGCGCAATCGCAACCGCGTGAAGACGCCGCAGGGGCCGGTGTGGCTCACGGTGCCGGTGGGCTCCAGCACGTCGCGGCGCATCTGTGACGTGCGCATCGAAGAGCACTCCTGGGCGCGCAAGCATTGGGAGACGCTGCGCCACCAGTACGGCAATGCGCCGCACTTCGACCGGTATGCACCGCTTTTGCGTGAGGTGTACCTGGAGCGGACGTGGACGCACCTGTCGGAGCTGAACCAGTTCCTGATACGGCGCATCGCCCAGGAGTGCCTGGGCCTCCAGACGCGCTTCCGAGACTCCCGTGAGTGGCCGCTCACCGGTGCCAAGCAGGAGCGGATCCTGGACCTGTTGAGGCAGGCGGGGGCGACGCACTACGTCTCCGGGCCCGCGGCCCGCGACTACCTGCGCCAGGAGGCGTTCGACGCGGCGGGCATCGGGCTCACCTACAAGGACTACGCGGGGTACCCCGAGTACCCGCAGCACCATCCTCCATTCGAGCACTCGGTGACGGTGTTGGATGTGCTCTTCCACCTGGGGCCTGAGGCACCCGAGGCCATCTGGGGTTGGCGCGGCCAGGCGAGGTGA
- the rffA gene encoding dTDP-4-amino-4,6-dideoxygalactose transaminase, whose translation MTIPFNRLQMLGNEARYIEQALANSHLMGDGGFTRKCHALLEEALGVKRALLTTSCTHAMEMAGLLLDLQPGDEVIVPSFTFVSTANAFALRGARPVFADVRPDTLNLDENKLESLITERTRLIVPVHYAGVGCEMDTILDIAQRRGVSVVEDNAHGLFGSYRGRPLGTLGVFSSLSFHETKNVSCGEGGALLINDERYTERAEIIREKGTNRSRFFRGMVDKYTWVDIGSSYVMSDLLAAFLYGQLCERERIQTRRREIWDTYHRELSGWASAQGVVQPHVPAHCDHASHLYYLLMPSLDVRTRFIQQLRQQGINAVFHYLPLHLSDMGRKYGGKAGDCPVTEDVSDRLVRLPFFSTMTEAEQATVVSAVRDFRC comes from the coding sequence ATGACCATTCCCTTCAATCGGCTGCAGATGCTCGGAAACGAAGCCAGGTACATCGAGCAGGCCTTGGCGAACAGCCACCTCATGGGCGATGGCGGCTTCACGCGGAAGTGTCATGCGCTGTTGGAAGAGGCGCTGGGGGTGAAGCGGGCGCTCCTGACGACCTCGTGTACGCACGCGATGGAGATGGCGGGGCTCCTGCTCGACCTGCAGCCCGGGGACGAGGTCATCGTCCCGTCCTTCACCTTCGTCTCCACCGCGAATGCCTTCGCGCTGCGCGGGGCACGGCCGGTCTTCGCGGATGTGCGGCCGGATACGCTGAACCTGGATGAGAACAAGCTGGAGTCGCTCATCACGGAGCGCACGCGCCTCATCGTCCCCGTCCACTACGCCGGCGTCGGCTGCGAGATGGACACCATCCTGGACATCGCCCAGCGGCGTGGAGTGTCCGTGGTGGAGGACAACGCGCATGGCCTCTTCGGCTCGTATCGTGGGCGCCCCTTGGGAACCCTCGGCGTCTTCTCCTCGCTCAGCTTCCACGAGACGAAGAACGTGAGCTGTGGAGAGGGGGGCGCGCTGCTCATCAACGATGAGCGGTATACCGAGCGCGCGGAGATCATCCGGGAGAAGGGCACCAACCGCAGCCGCTTCTTCCGAGGCATGGTGGACAAGTACACGTGGGTGGACATCGGCTCCAGCTACGTCATGTCGGACCTGCTGGCGGCCTTCCTCTACGGGCAGCTGTGCGAGCGCGAGCGCATCCAGACCCGCCGTCGGGAGATTTGGGACACGTACCACCGGGAGCTCTCGGGCTGGGCCTCGGCGCAGGGCGTGGTCCAGCCGCATGTGCCCGCGCATTGCGACCATGCGTCCCACCTGTACTACCTCCTGATGCCGTCGCTGGACGTCCGCACGCGCTTCATCCAGCAGCTTCGTCAACAGGGCATCAACGCCGTGTTCCACTACTTGCCGCTGCACCTCTCCGACATGGGGCGCAAGTACGGCGGGAAGGCGGGAGACTGCCCGGTCACGGAGGACGTCAGTGACCGGCTGGTGCGGCTGCCCTTCTTCAGCACGATGACGGAAGCGGAGCAGGCCACGGTGGTGTCCGCCGTGAGGGACTTCCGGTGTTAG
- a CDS encoding glycosyltransferase family 2 protein, whose amino-acid sequence MSPSAVDISVVVPCFRGETSLPELCSRLIRTLEARQSSFEVILVDDSARPSLWAVIEGLAQSDARIVGVRLMRNFGQHNATVCGFRHARGRWVVTLDEDLQNPPEEIGTLLARAEEADTDVVYGLPRVRQGPGWRSLASRLIMVIPRKVMRVGFDISAFRLISGRVAAEVARSERHDIILDIYLSWVTDRITATEVRHDHPDGLRSSYTLSRLVTVFFNLLFNYATFPLRLASVGGFFLSVLSAIAGGFVLYSRITGHITVPGWASLAVAVLFSSGVTLLGVGILSEYVARIFLQINQKPQSVVRQSTSASRLAAAETRTEPARQESLHGHR is encoded by the coding sequence ATGAGCCCCTCCGCCGTCGACATCTCCGTCGTCGTCCCCTGTTTCCGGGGAGAGACGTCGCTCCCCGAGCTGTGCTCCCGGTTGATACGCACGCTTGAGGCACGCCAGTCCTCGTTCGAGGTCATTCTCGTGGACGACAGCGCCAGGCCCTCGCTGTGGGCCGTCATCGAGGGACTGGCGCAATCGGATGCGCGCATCGTGGGCGTCCGGCTGATGCGCAACTTCGGGCAGCACAACGCCACGGTGTGTGGCTTCAGGCATGCCCGCGGACGCTGGGTCGTGACGCTCGACGAGGACTTGCAGAACCCTCCCGAGGAGATTGGCACGCTGCTGGCTCGCGCCGAGGAGGCCGACACGGACGTCGTCTATGGCCTCCCTCGCGTGCGACAAGGCCCGGGATGGCGCTCGCTCGCCTCACGCCTCATCATGGTCATCCCCCGCAAGGTGATGAGGGTGGGGTTCGACATCTCCGCCTTCCGGCTCATCTCCGGCCGCGTCGCCGCCGAAGTCGCTCGCAGCGAACGGCACGACATCATCCTCGACATCTACCTGTCCTGGGTCACCGACCGCATCACCGCCACCGAGGTGCGCCATGACCACCCCGATGGACTGCGCAGCTCGTACACGCTGAGCCGACTGGTGACGGTGTTCTTCAACCTGCTCTTCAACTACGCCACCTTCCCCCTGCGACTGGCGTCCGTTGGCGGCTTCTTCCTGTCGGTGCTCTCCGCCATCGCGGGAGGCTTTGTCCTCTACTCGCGCATCACCGGCCACATCACCGTGCCCGGCTGGGCATCCCTCGCGGTGGCGGTGCTGTTCTCGTCGGGCGTGACGCTGCTGGGCGTGGGCATCCTTTCCGAGTACGTGGCGCGCATCTTCCTTCAAATCAATCAGAAGCCTCAGTCCGTGGTGCGTCAGTCGACGAGCGCCTCGAGGCTGGCCGCCGCGGAGACTCGCACCGAGCCCGCGCGTCAGGAGTCCCTCCATGGACATCGCTGA
- a CDS encoding class I SAM-dependent methyltransferase: protein MDIAEEQRAFYGALLDQYGDDPRSLSHRDQATQYERFHRLARVFESESGPFSVHEIGCGLGHFGEYLQQHHPQARYSGSDVHPSFTEACARKFPQGSFYTRDIVAALPPERYDYLTLSGTFNVRLSASPAEWRGFVEGMLGAMYALCTKGFSVNFLTTFHDPEYTREELYYQPPGALLDFVVGKLSRFWELDAAGPLYEYTLRVYRPEYVRTRHADDAFARYFRSVPRPSST, encoded by the coding sequence ATGGACATCGCTGAAGAGCAGCGCGCCTTCTACGGCGCCCTCCTGGACCAGTACGGAGATGACCCGCGCTCGCTGTCCCATCGGGACCAAGCCACGCAATATGAGCGCTTCCACCGGCTGGCCCGCGTCTTCGAGAGCGAGTCCGGCCCCTTCTCCGTGCACGAAATCGGGTGCGGGCTGGGCCACTTCGGCGAGTATCTCCAGCAGCACCATCCCCAGGCTCGCTACTCGGGCAGCGACGTGCATCCGTCCTTCACGGAGGCCTGCGCCCGCAAGTTCCCGCAGGGTTCCTTCTACACGCGAGACATCGTCGCGGCGCTGCCTCCCGAGCGTTACGACTACCTGACGCTGTCAGGCACCTTCAACGTCCGGCTCTCGGCGTCTCCCGCGGAGTGGCGAGGCTTCGTCGAGGGAATGCTCGGCGCGATGTACGCGCTGTGCACCAAGGGCTTCTCGGTGAACTTCCTCACCACCTTCCACGACCCCGAGTACACGCGCGAGGAGCTGTACTATCAGCCCCCCGGCGCGCTCCTGGACTTCGTGGTGGGGAAGCTCAGCCGCTTCTGGGAGCTGGATGCCGCCGGGCCGCTCTACGAGTACACGCTGCGCGTCTACCGTCCCGAGTACGTCCGCACGCGCCACGCGGATGACGCCTTCGCGCGCTACTTCCGGTCCGTCCCTCGCCCGTCCTCGACATGA
- a CDS encoding FAD-dependent oxidoreductase, with protein MSASASSAPTPRLSCPRIAVVGAGPAGLTAAYVLARAGAQVEVHEGSRVVGGLSRSLDLWNQRVDLGPHRFYTQDPRINDLWKSVVGEDWGTVESHPGVFRNDGKVLRYPLQVVDVVRKVGFIESVRCVLDYGAQQLRPRPEVLTFEDWLVQRFGRRVYEQFFRDYNEKFFGRPCSRIDAGVAGAASKDSSLVETVLNALRMGVDNARARAVKQVTERFPYPQRGTGEVYERMARFVGDNGGEVFLESRVEALEIEGRRVTGLRTAKGSRAYDFVISSAPLVPLVSQLPDQPPEVQRALVEARDVLTFRSAILVYLEVQGTNLFPESWLEMHTRAVRTCRVTNFRNWVPGLYGQERSSILCVEYWCAQEEDLWTQGDEALAALAQRELESVGLLGSNPVGRSHVVRLPRCYPVYQPGYQRVLQPLQTHLDSFERLSSIGRGGRFSYNSQDANWRMGLEAADGARTALGF; from the coding sequence ATGAGTGCCTCCGCCTCCAGCGCCCCCACCCCTCGGCTTTCTTGTCCACGCATCGCGGTGGTGGGCGCGGGCCCGGCGGGCCTCACCGCGGCCTATGTCCTGGCTCGCGCCGGGGCGCAGGTCGAAGTCCATGAAGGCAGCCGCGTCGTGGGCGGCCTGTCGCGCAGCCTCGACTTGTGGAACCAGCGGGTGGACCTGGGGCCGCATCGCTTCTACACGCAAGACCCTCGCATCAACGACCTCTGGAAGAGCGTCGTGGGCGAGGACTGGGGCACCGTCGAGTCCCATCCCGGCGTCTTCCGCAACGACGGCAAGGTGCTGCGCTATCCGCTCCAGGTCGTGGACGTGGTGCGCAAGGTGGGTTTCATCGAGTCCGTCCGGTGCGTGCTCGACTATGGCGCGCAGCAGCTTCGCCCGCGACCCGAGGTGCTCACCTTCGAGGACTGGCTGGTGCAGCGCTTCGGCCGCCGCGTCTACGAGCAGTTCTTCCGCGACTACAACGAGAAGTTCTTCGGACGGCCGTGCTCCCGAATCGACGCGGGGGTCGCGGGTGCCGCGTCCAAGGACTCGTCGCTGGTCGAAACGGTGCTCAACGCCTTGCGCATGGGGGTGGACAACGCCCGTGCTCGCGCCGTCAAACAAGTCACCGAGCGGTTCCCCTACCCTCAGCGCGGCACGGGTGAGGTGTACGAACGCATGGCGCGGTTCGTCGGGGACAACGGTGGCGAGGTGTTCCTCGAGAGCCGCGTGGAAGCCCTCGAAATCGAGGGCCGACGGGTGACGGGCCTGCGCACCGCCAAAGGCTCGCGGGCCTATGACTTCGTCATCTCCAGCGCGCCCCTCGTCCCCTTGGTGAGTCAGCTTCCCGACCAGCCTCCCGAGGTCCAACGCGCCCTCGTCGAAGCCCGCGACGTGCTCACCTTCCGCAGCGCGATTCTCGTGTACCTCGAGGTCCAGGGGACGAACCTGTTCCCCGAGTCCTGGCTGGAGATGCACACCCGCGCGGTGCGGACCTGCCGCGTGACGAACTTCCGCAACTGGGTCCCTGGCCTCTACGGACAGGAGCGCTCTTCCATCCTCTGCGTCGAGTACTGGTGCGCACAGGAGGAAGACCTGTGGACGCAGGGCGATGAGGCCCTGGCCGCACTGGCCCAGCGAGAGCTCGAGAGCGTGGGACTGCTGGGCTCGAACCCCGTCGGCCGCTCCCACGTGGTGCGACTGCCCCGCTGCTATCCCGTGTACCAACCCGGCTATCAGCGCGTCCTTCAGCCCCTGCAGACGCACCTCGACAGCTTCGAGCGACTGAGCTCCATCGGGCGAGGCGGACGCTTCTCCTACAACAGCCAGGACGCCAACTGGCGCATGGGTCTGGAGGCCGCGGACGGGGCTCGGACGGCGCTCGGCTTCTAG
- a CDS encoding sigma-54 dependent transcriptional regulator translates to MVDDELSMREYLELLLHREGYMVTSVPGVKPACELLSRDGVDLVISDMKLGTGSGLDVLRAARARKEPPEVVLITAFGTPSAAVEAMREGAYDYICKPFDNEELRLLVQKALEKRLLRQENTTLRARLLPGLGVAVGHSERMQSVWSLVEKVAPGRSTVLVTGESGTGKELVARAIHMRGNRAAHPFLPFNCAALNEGTLESELFGHVKGAFTGALQERAGLLVSAGEGTVMLDEVGEMPLATQVKLLRVLQERKVKPVGSAAEVPFQARVIAATNRRLEAEVKAGRFREDLFYRLNVITLELPPLRERTGDISLLANHFLSRMAEELGRPGLRFAPETLVLLERYAFPGNVRQLQNMVERAATLSDADLLGPSTLPPAVRGEAEPAVRPGEPGEPQLGASFNLERHLDDSERRYLLAALKQAGGVKTRAADLLGLSFRSFRYRLAKHGLTDELDDTVRGGG, encoded by the coding sequence GTGGTGGACGACGAGCTGTCCATGCGCGAGTACCTGGAGCTCCTCCTGCACCGCGAGGGCTACATGGTGACGAGCGTGCCCGGCGTGAAGCCCGCGTGCGAGCTCCTGTCGCGCGACGGCGTCGACCTGGTCATCTCCGACATGAAGCTGGGGACGGGCAGCGGCCTGGACGTGCTGCGCGCGGCACGAGCGCGCAAGGAGCCGCCGGAGGTGGTGTTGATTACCGCCTTCGGGACGCCATCCGCCGCGGTGGAGGCGATGCGCGAGGGGGCGTACGACTACATCTGCAAACCCTTCGACAACGAGGAGCTCCGGCTCCTGGTGCAGAAGGCGCTGGAGAAGCGCCTCTTGCGGCAGGAGAACACGACGCTGCGCGCGCGGCTGTTGCCGGGCCTGGGCGTCGCGGTGGGGCACAGCGAGCGGATGCAGAGCGTGTGGTCCCTGGTGGAGAAGGTGGCGCCGGGGCGCAGCACGGTGCTGGTGACGGGGGAGAGTGGCACGGGCAAGGAGCTGGTGGCGCGGGCCATCCACATGCGAGGCAATCGCGCGGCGCACCCGTTCCTCCCCTTCAACTGCGCGGCGCTCAACGAGGGCACGCTGGAGAGCGAGCTGTTCGGCCACGTGAAGGGGGCCTTCACGGGGGCGCTGCAGGAGCGCGCGGGGCTGTTGGTGTCGGCGGGGGAGGGGACGGTGATGTTGGACGAGGTGGGGGAGATGCCGCTCGCGACACAGGTGAAGCTCCTGCGGGTGTTGCAGGAGCGGAAGGTGAAGCCGGTGGGCAGCGCGGCGGAGGTCCCCTTCCAGGCGCGAGTCATCGCGGCGACCAACCGGAGGCTGGAGGCGGAGGTGAAGGCGGGGCGCTTTCGCGAGGACCTCTTCTACCGCCTCAATGTCATTACGTTGGAGCTGCCGCCATTGCGTGAGCGCACGGGCGACATCTCGCTGCTGGCCAATCACTTCCTGTCGAGGATGGCGGAGGAGCTGGGCCGGCCGGGCTTGCGCTTCGCGCCGGAGACGTTGGTGTTGCTCGAGCGCTACGCGTTCCCCGGCAACGTGCGGCAGTTGCAGAACATGGTGGAGCGCGCGGCGACGCTGTCCGATGCCGACCTCCTGGGACCCTCGACGTTGCCGCCCGCGGTGCGCGGCGAGGCGGAGCCCGCGGTGCGCCCGGGGGAACCGGGAGAGCCGCAGCTGGGCGCGAGCTTCAACCTGGAGCGCCACCTGGACGACAGCGAGCGGCGGTACCTGCTGGCGGCGCTGAAGCAGGCCGGAGGAGTGAAGACGCGGGCCGCGGACCTGTTGGGGCTGTCGTTCCGCTCCTTCCGCTACCGTCTGGCGAAGCACGGCCTCACGGACGAACTGGACGACACGGTTCGCGGCGGCGGCTGA